A single Paenibacillus sp. FSL R5-0517 DNA region contains:
- a CDS encoding M20 family metallopeptidase, translated as MTNNIWWEDLQIHMVEWRRHLHRNPEVSFHEEKTSSFVADMLESFGVEVRRHVGGHGVIGTIRGDKPGPVVMLRADMDALPIQDEKNIEYASQQAGAMHACGHDGHISILLGTALYFSRHKQEIRGEIRFLFQPAEELLPGGAVQVIADGALEGVDVIYGIHLWTPLPVGVVASKAGPMMAAADDFYIEIKGKGGHGGMPQSTIDSLIAGSALVMQLQTVVSRSVDPLQPAVLTIGTMQAGSAQNVIAEQCKMSGTVRTFDEETRNVMKERVLTMVDQTGAAYGAETQVKYIMGYPPVVNDEQETTRFFREATELFGAERVQASPMLMPAEDFAYYLQKVPGCFMFVGAGNPDKNAIYPHHHPMFDFDEDAMQTAVRLFIAMAKGYTAE; from the coding sequence ATGACTAATAATATATGGTGGGAAGATCTGCAGATCCACATGGTGGAATGGCGGCGTCACCTTCATCGCAATCCAGAGGTTTCCTTTCATGAGGAGAAGACATCCTCTTTTGTAGCGGATATGTTGGAGAGCTTTGGCGTTGAAGTAAGGCGTCATGTTGGTGGTCACGGGGTCATTGGTACAATCCGTGGCGACAAGCCGGGTCCTGTCGTCATGCTGCGAGCTGATATGGACGCACTGCCGATTCAGGATGAAAAGAATATCGAGTATGCTTCACAACAAGCAGGAGCGATGCATGCATGCGGCCACGATGGTCATATCTCCATCTTGCTCGGTACGGCATTGTATTTCAGCCGTCACAAGCAGGAGATTCGAGGCGAGATTCGCTTTTTATTCCAGCCAGCAGAAGAACTGCTTCCAGGCGGTGCAGTCCAGGTTATTGCGGATGGTGCGCTTGAAGGTGTAGATGTCATATACGGAATTCATCTGTGGACTCCGCTCCCTGTAGGTGTGGTTGCCAGTAAAGCAGGACCAATGATGGCGGCAGCGGACGATTTTTACATTGAGATCAAAGGCAAAGGTGGACACGGCGGGATGCCGCAATCGACAATAGATAGTCTTATCGCCGGTTCTGCGCTTGTGATGCAGCTTCAGACGGTTGTCAGCCGTTCGGTGGATCCCTTACAACCGGCGGTGCTGACCATTGGCACTATGCAGGCGGGATCTGCTCAGAATGTAATTGCAGAGCAATGTAAAATGAGCGGTACAGTTAGAACATTTGATGAAGAGACCCGAAACGTGATGAAAGAGCGTGTGCTTACCATGGTAGATCAGACAGGGGCAGCCTATGGAGCAGAGACGCAAGTGAAATATATTATGGGATATCCACCTGTGGTGAACGATGAACAGGAGACAACACGTTTCTTCAGGGAAGCTACAGAGTTATTTGGGGCAGAACGAGTACAAGCCTCCCCGATGCTGATGCCAGCGGAAGATTTTGCGTATTATCTGCAGAAGGTTCCAGGGTGCTTTATGTTTGTTGGAGCAGGCAACCCGGATAAAAATGCGATCTATCCGCATCATCATCCGATGTTTGATTTTGACGAAGACGCGATGCAGACGGCCGTGAGATTATTTATCGCCATGGCTAAGGGTTACACAGCCGAATGA
- a CDS encoding YugN family protein — MIFENTGLDGLKSDLAYLDESAEKVGFVRWQWEYYRATYDYKIEDEQTNSEYFVRINTRAVEGKLEKPDTVLAVEAVYLGKATFPHGLDYDSSVPQPVVKLAAQKLQQLKELLEA, encoded by the coding sequence ATGATTTTTGAGAATACAGGCTTGGATGGCTTGAAGAGCGACTTGGCATACCTGGATGAGAGCGCCGAGAAAGTCGGATTTGTCCGGTGGCAATGGGAATATTACCGTGCTACATACGACTACAAAATTGAAGATGAACAAACCAACTCAGAATACTTTGTACGCATTAATACCCGCGCCGTGGAAGGCAAATTGGAAAAACCGGATACCGTTCTTGCTGTTGAAGCAGTGTACCTTGGCAAAGCCACCTTCCCTCACGGCCTGGACTATGACTCTTCCGTTCCTCAACCAGTCGTGAAGCTGGCAGCCCAAAAATTACAGCAGCTTAAAGAACTGCTGGAAGCATAG